In a genomic window of Acipenser ruthenus chromosome 41, fAciRut3.2 maternal haplotype, whole genome shotgun sequence:
- the LOC117964843 gene encoding zinc finger protein 883-like isoform X1, producing the protein MLLHVRLQGLDDKKQLLNRIPCAAMDSVEMESVQIKEEFPELEPVPIRVEFSGLASLPIKQELCEIQCDSSQPEVCEIKAEHNDLEIPQTEEPLPVKQGEVLETVCIKQEPPEVEFDHMEPGKEESEDFKPNIPELEPVRLRECSVVLERICVREQGAGEDGSPNSMQGGGKEDGRSHSECSLAGSSPAAKARVGAGEYPHCGKGFTQLEHFKTHQRTDTGEKPYHCSDCGKSFSHLAHLERHQRIHKGEKPYRCSVCGKSFSQSGNLKAHQRIHTGEKPYRCTDCGKNFSHLAHLKRHQRIHKGEKPYRCSVCGKSFSQSGNLKAHQRIHTGEKPYSCSDCGKSFSHSNSLVSHQRIHTGEKPYHCSYCGKSFRKSGNLKAHQQTHTEEKPYHCSDCGKSFGHSNSLVSHQRIHTGEKPYHCSYCGKSFRKSGNLKAHQRTHTEEKPYHCSDCGKSFSHSNSLASHQRIHTGEKPYRCSDCGKCFSHSNSLVYHQQIHRGEKPFCCSYCVKSFSQLGTLKIHQRIHTGEKPYHCSDCGESFSRSSGLVSHQRIHRGEKPNCCSDCGKSFSGTQHCCALWIPV; encoded by the exons cagctactaaacagaatcccatgtgctgccatggacagtgtggagatggaatctgtccagattaaagaggagttccctgaacttgaacctgtccccattagagtggagttctctgggctggcttccctccccattaaacaggagctctgtgagatacaatgtgacagcagtcagccagaggtctgTGAGATTAAAGCAGAGCACAATGacttggagatcccccagacagaagaaccccttcctgtgaaacaaggagaggtgctggaaactgtctgtattaaacaggagccccctgaagtagagtttgaccacatggaaccagggaaggaagaatccgaggacttcaaaccaaacatccctgagctggagcctgtacgcctgcgggagtgtagcgtggtgctggagagaatctgcgtgagagagcaaggcgctggagaggatggctctcccaacagcatgcaaggaggtggaaaggaagacgggcgctcccattcagaatgcagtctagcag gttccagtccagcagctaaagcgagggtgggcgctggagaatatcctcactgtgggaaaggtttcacccagttagagcattttaaaacacaccagcgaactgacacaggagagaaaccgtatcactgctctgactgtgggaagagtttcagtcacttaGCACACCTtgaaagacaccagcgaattcacaaaggagaaaaaccgtatcgctgctctgtctgtgggaagagtttcagtcagtcaggaaacctgaaagcacaccagcgaattcacacaggagagaaaccgtatcgctgcactgactgtgggaagaacTTCAGTCACTTAGcacaccttaaaagacaccagcgaattcacaaaggagagaaaccgtatcgctgctctgtctgtgggaagagtttcagtcagtcaggaaacctgaaagcacaccagcgaattcacacaggtgAGAAACCGTATagctgttctgactgtgggaagagtttcagtcactcaaacagccttgtttcacaccagcgaattcacacaggagagaaaccgtatcactgctcttactgtgggaagagtttcagaaagTCAGGAAACCTGAAAGCACACCAACAAACTCACACAgaagagaaaccgtatcactgctctgactgtgggaagagtttcggtcactcaaacagccttgtttcacaccagcgaattcacacaggagagaaaccgtatcactgctcttactgtgggaagagtttcagaaagTCAGGAAACCTGAAAGCACACCAACGAACTCACACAgaagagaaaccgtatcactgctctgactgtgggaagagtttcagtcactcaaACAGCCTTgcttcacaccagcgaattcacacaggggagaaaccgtatcgctgctctgactgtgggaagtgtttcagtcactcaaacagccttgtttaccaccagcaaattcacagaggagagaaaccattTTGCTGCTCATACTGTgtgaagagtttcagtcagttaggaaccCTGAAAAtacatcagcgaattcacacaggagagaaaccgtatcactgttctgactgtggggagagtttcagtcggtcaagtggccttgtttcacaccagcgaattcacagaggagagaaaccaaattgctgctctgactgtgggaagagtttcagtgggACACAACACTGTTGTGCATTATGGATCcctgtgtaa
- the LOC117964843 gene encoding zinc finger protein 883-like isoform X2 — MLLHVRLQGLDDKKLLNRIPCAAMDSVEMESVQIKEEFPELEPVPIRVEFSGLASLPIKQELCEIQCDSSQPEVCEIKAEHNDLEIPQTEEPLPVKQGEVLETVCIKQEPPEVEFDHMEPGKEESEDFKPNIPELEPVRLRECSVVLERICVREQGAGEDGSPNSMQGGGKEDGRSHSECSLAGSSPAAKARVGAGEYPHCGKGFTQLEHFKTHQRTDTGEKPYHCSDCGKSFSHLAHLERHQRIHKGEKPYRCSVCGKSFSQSGNLKAHQRIHTGEKPYRCTDCGKNFSHLAHLKRHQRIHKGEKPYRCSVCGKSFSQSGNLKAHQRIHTGEKPYSCSDCGKSFSHSNSLVSHQRIHTGEKPYHCSYCGKSFRKSGNLKAHQQTHTEEKPYHCSDCGKSFGHSNSLVSHQRIHTGEKPYHCSYCGKSFRKSGNLKAHQRTHTEEKPYHCSDCGKSFSHSNSLASHQRIHTGEKPYRCSDCGKCFSHSNSLVYHQQIHRGEKPFCCSYCVKSFSQLGTLKIHQRIHTGEKPYHCSDCGESFSRSSGLVSHQRIHRGEKPNCCSDCGKSFSGTQHCCALWIPV, encoded by the exons ctactaaacagaatcccatgtgctgccatggacagtgtggagatggaatctgtccagattaaagaggagttccctgaacttgaacctgtccccattagagtggagttctctgggctggcttccctccccattaaacaggagctctgtgagatacaatgtgacagcagtcagccagaggtctgTGAGATTAAAGCAGAGCACAATGacttggagatcccccagacagaagaaccccttcctgtgaaacaaggagaggtgctggaaactgtctgtattaaacaggagccccctgaagtagagtttgaccacatggaaccagggaaggaagaatccgaggacttcaaaccaaacatccctgagctggagcctgtacgcctgcgggagtgtagcgtggtgctggagagaatctgcgtgagagagcaaggcgctggagaggatggctctcccaacagcatgcaaggaggtggaaaggaagacgggcgctcccattcagaatgcagtctagcag gttccagtccagcagctaaagcgagggtgggcgctggagaatatcctcactgtgggaaaggtttcacccagttagagcattttaaaacacaccagcgaactgacacaggagagaaaccgtatcactgctctgactgtgggaagagtttcagtcacttaGCACACCTtgaaagacaccagcgaattcacaaaggagaaaaaccgtatcgctgctctgtctgtgggaagagtttcagtcagtcaggaaacctgaaagcacaccagcgaattcacacaggagagaaaccgtatcgctgcactgactgtgggaagaacTTCAGTCACTTAGcacaccttaaaagacaccagcgaattcacaaaggagagaaaccgtatcgctgctctgtctgtgggaagagtttcagtcagtcaggaaacctgaaagcacaccagcgaattcacacaggtgAGAAACCGTATagctgttctgactgtgggaagagtttcagtcactcaaacagccttgtttcacaccagcgaattcacacaggagagaaaccgtatcactgctcttactgtgggaagagtttcagaaagTCAGGAAACCTGAAAGCACACCAACAAACTCACACAgaagagaaaccgtatcactgctctgactgtgggaagagtttcggtcactcaaacagccttgtttcacaccagcgaattcacacaggagagaaaccgtatcactgctcttactgtgggaagagtttcagaaagTCAGGAAACCTGAAAGCACACCAACGAACTCACACAgaagagaaaccgtatcactgctctgactgtgggaagagtttcagtcactcaaACAGCCTTgcttcacaccagcgaattcacacaggggagaaaccgtatcgctgctctgactgtgggaagtgtttcagtcactcaaacagccttgtttaccaccagcaaattcacagaggagagaaaccattTTGCTGCTCATACTGTgtgaagagtttcagtcagttaggaaccCTGAAAAtacatcagcgaattcacacaggagagaaaccgtatcactgttctgactgtggggagagtttcagtcggtcaagtggccttgtttcacaccagcgaattcacagaggagagaaaccaaattgctgctctgactgtgggaagagtttcagtgggACACAACACTGTTGTGCATTATGGATCcctgtgtaa
- the LOC117964843 gene encoding zinc finger protein 883-like isoform X3 → MDSVEMESVQIKEEFPELEPVPIRVEFSGLASLPIKQELCEIQCDSSQPEVCEIKAEHNDLEIPQTEEPLPVKQGEVLETVCIKQEPPEVEFDHMEPGKEESEDFKPNIPELEPVRLRECSVVLERICVREQGAGEDGSPNSMQGGGKEDGRSHSECSLAGSSPAAKARVGAGEYPHCGKGFTQLEHFKTHQRTDTGEKPYHCSDCGKSFSHLAHLERHQRIHKGEKPYRCSVCGKSFSQSGNLKAHQRIHTGEKPYRCTDCGKNFSHLAHLKRHQRIHKGEKPYRCSVCGKSFSQSGNLKAHQRIHTGEKPYSCSDCGKSFSHSNSLVSHQRIHTGEKPYHCSYCGKSFRKSGNLKAHQQTHTEEKPYHCSDCGKSFGHSNSLVSHQRIHTGEKPYHCSYCGKSFRKSGNLKAHQRTHTEEKPYHCSDCGKSFSHSNSLASHQRIHTGEKPYRCSDCGKCFSHSNSLVYHQQIHRGEKPFCCSYCVKSFSQLGTLKIHQRIHTGEKPYHCSDCGESFSRSSGLVSHQRIHRGEKPNCCSDCGKSFSGTQHCCALWIPV, encoded by the exons atggacagtgtggagatggaatctgtccagattaaagaggagttccctgaacttgaacctgtccccattagagtggagttctctgggctggcttccctccccattaaacaggagctctgtgagatacaatgtgacagcagtcagccagaggtctgTGAGATTAAAGCAGAGCACAATGacttggagatcccccagacagaagaaccccttcctgtgaaacaaggagaggtgctggaaactgtctgtattaaacaggagccccctgaagtagagtttgaccacatggaaccagggaaggaagaatccgaggacttcaaaccaaacatccctgagctggagcctgtacgcctgcgggagtgtagcgtggtgctggagagaatctgcgtgagagagcaaggcgctggagaggatggctctcccaacagcatgcaaggaggtggaaaggaagacgggcgctcccattcagaatgcagtctagcag gttccagtccagcagctaaagcgagggtgggcgctggagaatatcctcactgtgggaaaggtttcacccagttagagcattttaaaacacaccagcgaactgacacaggagagaaaccgtatcactgctctgactgtgggaagagtttcagtcacttaGCACACCTtgaaagacaccagcgaattcacaaaggagaaaaaccgtatcgctgctctgtctgtgggaagagtttcagtcagtcaggaaacctgaaagcacaccagcgaattcacacaggagagaaaccgtatcgctgcactgactgtgggaagaacTTCAGTCACTTAGcacaccttaaaagacaccagcgaattcacaaaggagagaaaccgtatcgctgctctgtctgtgggaagagtttcagtcagtcaggaaacctgaaagcacaccagcgaattcacacaggtgAGAAACCGTATagctgttctgactgtgggaagagtttcagtcactcaaacagccttgtttcacaccagcgaattcacacaggagagaaaccgtatcactgctcttactgtgggaagagtttcagaaagTCAGGAAACCTGAAAGCACACCAACAAACTCACACAgaagagaaaccgtatcactgctctgactgtgggaagagtttcggtcactcaaacagccttgtttcacaccagcgaattcacacaggagagaaaccgtatcactgctcttactgtgggaagagtttcagaaagTCAGGAAACCTGAAAGCACACCAACGAACTCACACAgaagagaaaccgtatcactgctctgactgtgggaagagtttcagtcactcaaACAGCCTTgcttcacaccagcgaattcacacaggggagaaaccgtatcgctgctctgactgtgggaagtgtttcagtcactcaaacagccttgtttaccaccagcaaattcacagaggagagaaaccattTTGCTGCTCATACTGTgtgaagagtttcagtcagttaggaaccCTGAAAAtacatcagcgaattcacacaggagagaaaccgtatcactgttctgactgtggggagagtttcagtcggtcaagtggccttgtttcacaccagcgaattcacagaggagagaaaccaaattgctgctctgactgtgggaagagtttcagtgggACACAACACTGTTGTGCATTATGGATCcctgtgtaa